Proteins co-encoded in one Podarcis muralis chromosome 12, rPodMur119.hap1.1, whole genome shotgun sequence genomic window:
- the SLC4A7 gene encoding sodium bicarbonate cotransporter 3 isoform X3, which yields MEEERSGEQMRPLLTTGHDEEAVVDTGKISSTINTNFEKEELESHRAVYIGVHVPFGKQGRRRHRHRGHKHHRRRKEKETDKEDGRESPSYDTPSQRVQFILGTEDDDEEHIPHDLFTEMDELCFREGEEYEWKETARWLKFEEDVEDGGDRWSKPYVATLSLHSLFELRSCILNGTVMLDMRASTLDEIADMVLDNMIASGHLDESMRDNVREALLKRHHHQNEKKFTNRIPLVRSFADIGKKHSDPLLLERNGEGLSASRHSLRAGLSASNISLRGENRLSLLLNYLLPGSPAVSRSATPLPTPQSTPPSSPRCGHKGTTNLPPAEHQGAELLVSPSSDDIPKVVIHPPEEDLEAQESEEKTTEDNSDIIPGLLASPQSAPGNLDIGKSGELKSSGTGGSRENSTVDFSKESASWHCSCGTLGVGLKRPAVDMNFMRKIPIGAEASNVLVGEVDFLERPIIAFVRLAPAVLLSGLTEVPVPTRFLFLLLGPAGKAPQYHEIGRSIATLMTDDVFHDVAYKAKDRNDLLSGIDEFLDQVTVLPPGEWDPSIRIEPPKSVPSQEKRKIPKFPNGAASPGESLEEGHHAGPELQRTGRLFGGLILDIKRKAPFFLSDFKDALSLQCLASILFLYCACMSPVITFGGLLGEATEGRISAIESLFGASLTGIAYSLFAGQPLTILGSTGPVLVFEKILFKFCKDYGLSYLSLRTSIGLWTAFLCILLVATDASSLVCYITRFTEEAFAALICIIFIYEALEKLFQLGETYEFNRHNDLNKLTFYSCVCAEPPDPTNETVAQWMTANKSVDTIPWSNLTVKQCTELHGVFVGSACGHHGPYFPDVLFWSVILFFTTFFLSSFLKQFKTKRYFPTKVRSTISDFAVFLTIVIMVLIDYLVGVPSPKLHVPEKFEPTRSDRGWLIDPLGPNPWWTLVIAAVPALLCTILIFMDQQITAVIINRKEHKLKKGGGYHLDLLMVGMMLGICSIMGLPWFVAATVLSISHVNSLKVESECSAPGEQPKFLGIREQRVTGLMIFVLMGLSVFMTSVLKFIPMPVLYGVFLYMGASSLKGIQFFDRIKLFGMPAKHQPDLIYLRYVPLWKVHVFTVVQLTCLVLLWAIKASAAAVVFPMMVLALVFIRKLLDLCFTKRELSWLDDLMPESKKKKEDDKKKKAKEEAERMFQTVDSETIHLPYDRGDVLEIPVKALKYSVDPSVVNISDEMAKTAQWKALSMNTENAKVTRSNLSSEKEECVKIDMENTPETKYVDAETSL from the exons ACACACCATCCCAGAGGGTACAATTTATCCTGGGTACCGAGGATGATGATGAAGAACACATTCCCCACGATCTATTCACTGAAATGGATGAACTTTGCTTTAGAGAAGGAGAAGAATATGAATGGAAAGAAACTGCCAG ATGGCTAAAATTTGAAGAAGATGTTGAAGATGGTGGTGATAGGTGGAGCAAACCTTATGTGGCTACCCTGTCTCTGCACAGTCTCTTTGAACTGAGAAGCTGTATCTTAAACGGGACAGTCATGTTGGATATGAGAGCCAGtacgctggatgaaatagcag ATATGGTATTGGATAACATGATAGCTTCTGGTCACCTGGATGAATCAATGAGAGACAATGTCAGAGAAGCTCTTCTGAAGAGGCACCATCATCAGAATGAAAAAAAATTCACTAATCGGATTCCCCTTGTCCGATCCTTTGCAGATATAGGCAAGAAACATTCTGACCCTCTCTTGCTTGAAAGAAATG GGGAAGGCCTTTCAGCCTCCCGCCACTCTTTACGAGCTGGTCTCTCTGCCTCAAATATTTCCCTGAGAGGAGAGAATCGCTTATCCCTTCTTCTCAATTACCTTCTTCCTGGATCTCCAGCCGTCTCAAGGAGCGCAACCCCTTTACCTACCCCACAAAGCACTCCACCTTCCAGTCCTAGGTGCGGTCACAAGGGAACCACAAATTTACCACCAGCTGAGCACCAGGGTGCTGAACTCCTAGTGTCTCCTTCTAGTGATGATATCCCCAAAGTAGTAATTCATCCACCTGAGGAGGATTTAGAAGCTCAGGAAAGCGAGGAGAAGACGACAGAGGATAATAGTGACATAATACCAG GACTTCTTGCATCACCACAATCTGCACCCGGTAATTTGGACATTGGAAAAAGTGGAGAACTTAAAAGCAGTGGAACAGGGGGGAGTAGAGAAAACAGCACTGTTGATTTCAGCAAG GAGTCTGCCTCCTGGCACTGTAGTTGTGGCACACTTGGTGTGGGACTCAAGAGGCCAGCT GTAGATATGAATTTTATGAGGAAGATTCCCATAGGTGCAGAGGCATCAAATGTGTTGGTGGGAGAAGTGGATTTTTTGGAGAGACCAATTATTGCTTTTGTGAGGCTGGCCCCCGCTGTACTTCTCTCAGGCCTTACAGAAGTTCCTGTTCCTACCCG attcctttttcttttgctgggTCCAGCAGGCAAAGCGCCCCAATACCATGAGATTGGTCGATCAATAGCAACACTTATGACAGATGAC GTTTTCCATGATGTTGCTTATAAAGCTAAAGACCGAAATGATCTGCTCTCTGGAATCGATGAATTTTTAGATCAAGTAACAGTTCTGCCTCCAGGAGAGTGGGATCCATCTATTCGAATTGAGCCACCCAAAAGTGTTCCTTCTCAG GAAAAACGGAAGATACCTAAATTTCCAAATGGAGCTGCTTCTCCAGGAGAGTCTCTTGAAGAAGGCCATCATGCTGGACCTGAACTACAGAGGACTGGAAG GCTTTTTGGTGGTTTGATACTTGACATCAAAAGGAAAGCACCTTTTTTCTTGAGTGACTTCAAGGATGCATTAAGTCTGCAGTGCCTGGCCTCGATTCTTTTCCTATACTGTGCCTGTATGTCTCCTGTAATCACTTTTGGAGGGCTCCTTGGAGAAGCTACAGAAGGCAGAATA AGTGCAATAGAATCTTTATTTGGAGCATCATTAACTGGGATTGCCTATTCACTATTTGCTGGGCAACCTCTGACAATATTGGGGAGCACTGGACCTGTCCTAGTATTTgagaaaatattatttaaattctGCAA GGACTATGGACTTTCTTATCTCTCTCTACGAACCAGCATTGGTCTGTGGACagcatttttatgcatattgttagTGGCAACTGATGCAAGCAGCCTTGTGTGTTACATCACTCGATTTACCGAGGAGGCTTTTGCTGCTCTTATTTGCATAATATTCATATATGAAGCACTGGAAAAGCTTTTTCAATTGGGAGAAACTTATGAATTCAACAGGCACAATGACCTGAATAAATTGACATTCTATTC ATGTGTGTGTGCAGAGCCTCCAGACCCCACCAATGAAACAGTAGCGCAGTGGATGACAGCCAACAAATCTGTGGATACTATACCATGGTCTAACCTCACAGTTAAA CAATGTACAGAACTTCACGGCGTGTTTGTTGGATCAGCCTGCGGCCACCATGGTCCATATTTCCCAGATGTTCTTTTTTGGTCCGTCATACTGTTCTTTACAAcgtttttcctttcctctttcctcaaGCAGTTCAAGACCAAACGCTATTTCCCCACTAAG GTGCGGTCTACAATAAGTGATTTTGCTGTATTTTTGACAATAGTgatcatggttctcattgattaTCTTGTTGGAGTTCCTTCTCCTAAACTTCATGTGCCTGAAAAATTTGAA CCCACACGAAGTGATCGAGGATGGCTCATAGATCCGCTAGGACCTAATCCTTGGTGGACGCTTGTAATAGCTGCAGTTCCTGCTTTACTCTGCACCATTCTTATTTTTATGGACCAGCAAATTACAGCAGTTATCATAAACAGGAAAGAACATAAACTCAAG AAAGGTGGTGGATATCATCTCGATCTGCTCATGGTTGGCATGATGTTAGGTATATGCTCAATTATGGGCTTGCCTTGGTTTGTGGCTGCAACTGTTCTTTCTATAAGTCATGTCAACAGTTTAAAAGTAGAATCCGAGTGTTCTGCTCCTGGGGAGCAGCCAAAGTTCCTGGGAATTCGTGAGCAGAGAGTGACAGGATTAATGATCTTTGTGTTGATGGGGCTGTCTGTATTTATGACATCTGTATTAAag TTTATTCCAATGCCCGTTTTATATGGTGTTTTTCTTTACATGGGAGCATCCTCACTAAAAGGCATCCAG TTTTTTGACCGTATCAAATTGTTTGGAATGCCGGCCAAACATCAGCCTGATTTGATCTATCTGCGTTACGTGCCGCTCTGGAAGGTTCATGTATTTACGGTAGTTCAACTCACCTGTCTCGTTCTTTTGTGGGCAATTAaagcatctgctgctgctgttgtttttcctatGATG GTTTTAGCTCTAGTTTTCATTCGCAAACTTTTGGATTTGTGTTTCACCAAACGGGAGCTCAGTTGGCTTGATGACCTTATGCCagaaagcaagaagaagaaggaagatgacaaaaagaaaaaagcaaaggaa GAAGCTGAACGAATGTTTCAGACAGTGGACAGTGAAACTATACACCTTCCATATGACAGAGGCGATGTGTTAGAGATTCCCGTGAAAGCTCTAAAATACAG CGTTGATCCTTCTGTTGTAAACATATCAGATGAAATGGCCAAAACTGCACAGTGGAAGGCTCTTTCCATGAACACAGAGAATGCCAAAGTAACAAGATCTAACTTGAG CTCTGAAAAAGAAGAGTGTGTGAAAATAGACATGGAAAATACTCCTGAAACAAAGTATGTAGATGCTGAAACCTCATTATAG
- the SLC4A7 gene encoding sodium bicarbonate cotransporter 3 isoform X13, with the protein MEEERSGEQMRPLLTTITQGDGRSSFLKEGHDEEAVVDTGKISSTINTNFEKEELESHRAVYIGVHVPFGKQGRRRHRHRGHKHHRRRKEKETDKEDGRESPSYDTPSQRVQFILGTEDDDEEHIPHDLFTEMDELCFREGEEYEWKETARWLKFEEDVEDGGDRWSKPYVATLSLHSLFELRSCILNGTVMLDMRASTLDEIADMVLDNMIASGHLDESMRDNVREALLKRHHHQNEKKFTNRIPLVRSFADIGKKHSDPLLLERNGLLASPQSAPGNLDIGKSGELKSSGTGGSRENSTVDFSKESASWHCSCGTLGVGLKRPAVDMNFMRKIPIGAEASNVLVGEVDFLERPIIAFVRLAPAVLLSGLTEVPVPTRFLFLLLGPAGKAPQYHEIGRSIATLMTDDVFHDVAYKAKDRNDLLSGIDEFLDQVTVLPPGEWDPSIRIEPPKSVPSQEKRKIPKFPNGAASPGESLEEGHHAGPELQRTGRLFGGLILDIKRKAPFFLSDFKDALSLQCLASILFLYCACMSPVITFGGLLGEATEGRISAIESLFGASLTGIAYSLFAGQPLTILGSTGPVLVFEKILFKFCKDYGLSYLSLRTSIGLWTAFLCILLVATDASSLVCYITRFTEEAFAALICIIFIYEALEKLFQLGETYEFNRHNDLNKLTFYSCVCAEPPDPTNETVAQWMTANKSVDTIPWSNLTVKQCTELHGVFVGSACGHHGPYFPDVLFWSVILFFTTFFLSSFLKQFKTKRYFPTKVRSTISDFAVFLTIVIMVLIDYLVGVPSPKLHVPEKFEPTRSDRGWLIDPLGPNPWWTLVIAAVPALLCTILIFMDQQITAVIINRKEHKLKKGGGYHLDLLMVGMMLGICSIMGLPWFVAATVLSISHVNSLKVESECSAPGEQPKFLGIREQRVTGLMIFVLMGLSVFMTSVLKFIPMPVLYGVFLYMGASSLKGIQFFDRIKLFGMPAKHQPDLIYLRYVPLWKVHVFTVVQLTCLVLLWAIKASAAAVVFPMMVLALVFIRKLLDLCFTKRELSWLDDLMPESKKKKEDDKKKKAKEEAERMFQTVDSETIHLPYDRGDVLEIPVKALKYSVDPSVVNISDEMAKTAQWKALSMNTENAKVTRSNLSSEKEECVKIDMENTPETKYVDAETSL; encoded by the exons ACACACCATCCCAGAGGGTACAATTTATCCTGGGTACCGAGGATGATGATGAAGAACACATTCCCCACGATCTATTCACTGAAATGGATGAACTTTGCTTTAGAGAAGGAGAAGAATATGAATGGAAAGAAACTGCCAG ATGGCTAAAATTTGAAGAAGATGTTGAAGATGGTGGTGATAGGTGGAGCAAACCTTATGTGGCTACCCTGTCTCTGCACAGTCTCTTTGAACTGAGAAGCTGTATCTTAAACGGGACAGTCATGTTGGATATGAGAGCCAGtacgctggatgaaatagcag ATATGGTATTGGATAACATGATAGCTTCTGGTCACCTGGATGAATCAATGAGAGACAATGTCAGAGAAGCTCTTCTGAAGAGGCACCATCATCAGAATGAAAAAAAATTCACTAATCGGATTCCCCTTGTCCGATCCTTTGCAGATATAGGCAAGAAACATTCTGACCCTCTCTTGCTTGAAAGAAATG GACTTCTTGCATCACCACAATCTGCACCCGGTAATTTGGACATTGGAAAAAGTGGAGAACTTAAAAGCAGTGGAACAGGGGGGAGTAGAGAAAACAGCACTGTTGATTTCAGCAAG GAGTCTGCCTCCTGGCACTGTAGTTGTGGCACACTTGGTGTGGGACTCAAGAGGCCAGCT GTAGATATGAATTTTATGAGGAAGATTCCCATAGGTGCAGAGGCATCAAATGTGTTGGTGGGAGAAGTGGATTTTTTGGAGAGACCAATTATTGCTTTTGTGAGGCTGGCCCCCGCTGTACTTCTCTCAGGCCTTACAGAAGTTCCTGTTCCTACCCG attcctttttcttttgctgggTCCAGCAGGCAAAGCGCCCCAATACCATGAGATTGGTCGATCAATAGCAACACTTATGACAGATGAC GTTTTCCATGATGTTGCTTATAAAGCTAAAGACCGAAATGATCTGCTCTCTGGAATCGATGAATTTTTAGATCAAGTAACAGTTCTGCCTCCAGGAGAGTGGGATCCATCTATTCGAATTGAGCCACCCAAAAGTGTTCCTTCTCAG GAAAAACGGAAGATACCTAAATTTCCAAATGGAGCTGCTTCTCCAGGAGAGTCTCTTGAAGAAGGCCATCATGCTGGACCTGAACTACAGAGGACTGGAAG GCTTTTTGGTGGTTTGATACTTGACATCAAAAGGAAAGCACCTTTTTTCTTGAGTGACTTCAAGGATGCATTAAGTCTGCAGTGCCTGGCCTCGATTCTTTTCCTATACTGTGCCTGTATGTCTCCTGTAATCACTTTTGGAGGGCTCCTTGGAGAAGCTACAGAAGGCAGAATA AGTGCAATAGAATCTTTATTTGGAGCATCATTAACTGGGATTGCCTATTCACTATTTGCTGGGCAACCTCTGACAATATTGGGGAGCACTGGACCTGTCCTAGTATTTgagaaaatattatttaaattctGCAA GGACTATGGACTTTCTTATCTCTCTCTACGAACCAGCATTGGTCTGTGGACagcatttttatgcatattgttagTGGCAACTGATGCAAGCAGCCTTGTGTGTTACATCACTCGATTTACCGAGGAGGCTTTTGCTGCTCTTATTTGCATAATATTCATATATGAAGCACTGGAAAAGCTTTTTCAATTGGGAGAAACTTATGAATTCAACAGGCACAATGACCTGAATAAATTGACATTCTATTC ATGTGTGTGTGCAGAGCCTCCAGACCCCACCAATGAAACAGTAGCGCAGTGGATGACAGCCAACAAATCTGTGGATACTATACCATGGTCTAACCTCACAGTTAAA CAATGTACAGAACTTCACGGCGTGTTTGTTGGATCAGCCTGCGGCCACCATGGTCCATATTTCCCAGATGTTCTTTTTTGGTCCGTCATACTGTTCTTTACAAcgtttttcctttcctctttcctcaaGCAGTTCAAGACCAAACGCTATTTCCCCACTAAG GTGCGGTCTACAATAAGTGATTTTGCTGTATTTTTGACAATAGTgatcatggttctcattgattaTCTTGTTGGAGTTCCTTCTCCTAAACTTCATGTGCCTGAAAAATTTGAA CCCACACGAAGTGATCGAGGATGGCTCATAGATCCGCTAGGACCTAATCCTTGGTGGACGCTTGTAATAGCTGCAGTTCCTGCTTTACTCTGCACCATTCTTATTTTTATGGACCAGCAAATTACAGCAGTTATCATAAACAGGAAAGAACATAAACTCAAG AAAGGTGGTGGATATCATCTCGATCTGCTCATGGTTGGCATGATGTTAGGTATATGCTCAATTATGGGCTTGCCTTGGTTTGTGGCTGCAACTGTTCTTTCTATAAGTCATGTCAACAGTTTAAAAGTAGAATCCGAGTGTTCTGCTCCTGGGGAGCAGCCAAAGTTCCTGGGAATTCGTGAGCAGAGAGTGACAGGATTAATGATCTTTGTGTTGATGGGGCTGTCTGTATTTATGACATCTGTATTAAag TTTATTCCAATGCCCGTTTTATATGGTGTTTTTCTTTACATGGGAGCATCCTCACTAAAAGGCATCCAG TTTTTTGACCGTATCAAATTGTTTGGAATGCCGGCCAAACATCAGCCTGATTTGATCTATCTGCGTTACGTGCCGCTCTGGAAGGTTCATGTATTTACGGTAGTTCAACTCACCTGTCTCGTTCTTTTGTGGGCAATTAaagcatctgctgctgctgttgtttttcctatGATG GTTTTAGCTCTAGTTTTCATTCGCAAACTTTTGGATTTGTGTTTCACCAAACGGGAGCTCAGTTGGCTTGATGACCTTATGCCagaaagcaagaagaagaaggaagatgacaaaaagaaaaaagcaaaggaa GAAGCTGAACGAATGTTTCAGACAGTGGACAGTGAAACTATACACCTTCCATATGACAGAGGCGATGTGTTAGAGATTCCCGTGAAAGCTCTAAAATACAG CGTTGATCCTTCTGTTGTAAACATATCAGATGAAATGGCCAAAACTGCACAGTGGAAGGCTCTTTCCATGAACACAGAGAATGCCAAAGTAACAAGATCTAACTTGAG CTCTGAAAAAGAAGAGTGTGTGAAAATAGACATGGAAAATACTCCTGAAACAAAGTATGTAGATGCTGAAACCTCATTATAG
- the SLC4A7 gene encoding sodium bicarbonate cotransporter 3 isoform X2 — translation MEEERSGEQMRPLLTTITQGDGRSSFLKEGHDEEAVVDTGKISSTINTNFEKEELESHRAVYIGVHVPFGKQGRRRHRHRGHKHHRRRKEKETDKEDGRESPSYDTPSQRVQFILGTEDDDEEHIPHDLFTEMDELCFREGEEYEWKETARWLKFEEDVEDGGDRWSKPYVATLSLHSLFELRSCILNGTVMLDMRASTLDEIADMVLDNMIASGHLDESMRDNVREALLKRHHHQNEKKFTNRIPLVRSFADIGEGLSASRHSLRAGLSASNISLRGENRLSLLLNYLLPGSPAVSRSATPLPTPQSTPPSSPRCGHKGTTNLPPAEHQGAELLVSPSSDDIPKVVIHPPEEDLEAQESEEKTTEDNSDIIPGLLASPQSAPGNLDIGKSGELKSSGTGGSRENSTVDFSKESASWHCSCGTLGVGLKRPAVDMNFMRKIPIGAEASNVLVGEVDFLERPIIAFVRLAPAVLLSGLTEVPVPTRFLFLLLGPAGKAPQYHEIGRSIATLMTDDVFHDVAYKAKDRNDLLSGIDEFLDQVTVLPPGEWDPSIRIEPPKSVPSQEKRKIPKFPNGAASPGESLEEGHHAGPELQRTGRLFGGLILDIKRKAPFFLSDFKDALSLQCLASILFLYCACMSPVITFGGLLGEATEGRISAIESLFGASLTGIAYSLFAGQPLTILGSTGPVLVFEKILFKFCKDYGLSYLSLRTSIGLWTAFLCILLVATDASSLVCYITRFTEEAFAALICIIFIYEALEKLFQLGETYEFNRHNDLNKLTFYSCVCAEPPDPTNETVAQWMTANKSVDTIPWSNLTVKQCTELHGVFVGSACGHHGPYFPDVLFWSVILFFTTFFLSSFLKQFKTKRYFPTKVRSTISDFAVFLTIVIMVLIDYLVGVPSPKLHVPEKFEPTRSDRGWLIDPLGPNPWWTLVIAAVPALLCTILIFMDQQITAVIINRKEHKLKKGGGYHLDLLMVGMMLGICSIMGLPWFVAATVLSISHVNSLKVESECSAPGEQPKFLGIREQRVTGLMIFVLMGLSVFMTSVLKFIPMPVLYGVFLYMGASSLKGIQFFDRIKLFGMPAKHQPDLIYLRYVPLWKVHVFTVVQLTCLVLLWAIKASAAAVVFPMMVLALVFIRKLLDLCFTKRELSWLDDLMPESKKKKEDDKKKKAKEEAERMFQTVDSETIHLPYDRGDVLEIPVKALKYSVDPSVVNISDEMAKTAQWKALSMNTENAKVTRSNLSSEKEECVKIDMENTPETKYVDAETSL, via the exons ACACACCATCCCAGAGGGTACAATTTATCCTGGGTACCGAGGATGATGATGAAGAACACATTCCCCACGATCTATTCACTGAAATGGATGAACTTTGCTTTAGAGAAGGAGAAGAATATGAATGGAAAGAAACTGCCAG ATGGCTAAAATTTGAAGAAGATGTTGAAGATGGTGGTGATAGGTGGAGCAAACCTTATGTGGCTACCCTGTCTCTGCACAGTCTCTTTGAACTGAGAAGCTGTATCTTAAACGGGACAGTCATGTTGGATATGAGAGCCAGtacgctggatgaaatagcag ATATGGTATTGGATAACATGATAGCTTCTGGTCACCTGGATGAATCAATGAGAGACAATGTCAGAGAAGCTCTTCTGAAGAGGCACCATCATCAGAATGAAAAAAAATTCACTAATCGGATTCCCCTTGTCCGATCCTTTGCAGATATAG GGGAAGGCCTTTCAGCCTCCCGCCACTCTTTACGAGCTGGTCTCTCTGCCTCAAATATTTCCCTGAGAGGAGAGAATCGCTTATCCCTTCTTCTCAATTACCTTCTTCCTGGATCTCCAGCCGTCTCAAGGAGCGCAACCCCTTTACCTACCCCACAAAGCACTCCACCTTCCAGTCCTAGGTGCGGTCACAAGGGAACCACAAATTTACCACCAGCTGAGCACCAGGGTGCTGAACTCCTAGTGTCTCCTTCTAGTGATGATATCCCCAAAGTAGTAATTCATCCACCTGAGGAGGATTTAGAAGCTCAGGAAAGCGAGGAGAAGACGACAGAGGATAATAGTGACATAATACCAG GACTTCTTGCATCACCACAATCTGCACCCGGTAATTTGGACATTGGAAAAAGTGGAGAACTTAAAAGCAGTGGAACAGGGGGGAGTAGAGAAAACAGCACTGTTGATTTCAGCAAG GAGTCTGCCTCCTGGCACTGTAGTTGTGGCACACTTGGTGTGGGACTCAAGAGGCCAGCT GTAGATATGAATTTTATGAGGAAGATTCCCATAGGTGCAGAGGCATCAAATGTGTTGGTGGGAGAAGTGGATTTTTTGGAGAGACCAATTATTGCTTTTGTGAGGCTGGCCCCCGCTGTACTTCTCTCAGGCCTTACAGAAGTTCCTGTTCCTACCCG attcctttttcttttgctgggTCCAGCAGGCAAAGCGCCCCAATACCATGAGATTGGTCGATCAATAGCAACACTTATGACAGATGAC GTTTTCCATGATGTTGCTTATAAAGCTAAAGACCGAAATGATCTGCTCTCTGGAATCGATGAATTTTTAGATCAAGTAACAGTTCTGCCTCCAGGAGAGTGGGATCCATCTATTCGAATTGAGCCACCCAAAAGTGTTCCTTCTCAG GAAAAACGGAAGATACCTAAATTTCCAAATGGAGCTGCTTCTCCAGGAGAGTCTCTTGAAGAAGGCCATCATGCTGGACCTGAACTACAGAGGACTGGAAG GCTTTTTGGTGGTTTGATACTTGACATCAAAAGGAAAGCACCTTTTTTCTTGAGTGACTTCAAGGATGCATTAAGTCTGCAGTGCCTGGCCTCGATTCTTTTCCTATACTGTGCCTGTATGTCTCCTGTAATCACTTTTGGAGGGCTCCTTGGAGAAGCTACAGAAGGCAGAATA AGTGCAATAGAATCTTTATTTGGAGCATCATTAACTGGGATTGCCTATTCACTATTTGCTGGGCAACCTCTGACAATATTGGGGAGCACTGGACCTGTCCTAGTATTTgagaaaatattatttaaattctGCAA GGACTATGGACTTTCTTATCTCTCTCTACGAACCAGCATTGGTCTGTGGACagcatttttatgcatattgttagTGGCAACTGATGCAAGCAGCCTTGTGTGTTACATCACTCGATTTACCGAGGAGGCTTTTGCTGCTCTTATTTGCATAATATTCATATATGAAGCACTGGAAAAGCTTTTTCAATTGGGAGAAACTTATGAATTCAACAGGCACAATGACCTGAATAAATTGACATTCTATTC ATGTGTGTGTGCAGAGCCTCCAGACCCCACCAATGAAACAGTAGCGCAGTGGATGACAGCCAACAAATCTGTGGATACTATACCATGGTCTAACCTCACAGTTAAA CAATGTACAGAACTTCACGGCGTGTTTGTTGGATCAGCCTGCGGCCACCATGGTCCATATTTCCCAGATGTTCTTTTTTGGTCCGTCATACTGTTCTTTACAAcgtttttcctttcctctttcctcaaGCAGTTCAAGACCAAACGCTATTTCCCCACTAAG GTGCGGTCTACAATAAGTGATTTTGCTGTATTTTTGACAATAGTgatcatggttctcattgattaTCTTGTTGGAGTTCCTTCTCCTAAACTTCATGTGCCTGAAAAATTTGAA CCCACACGAAGTGATCGAGGATGGCTCATAGATCCGCTAGGACCTAATCCTTGGTGGACGCTTGTAATAGCTGCAGTTCCTGCTTTACTCTGCACCATTCTTATTTTTATGGACCAGCAAATTACAGCAGTTATCATAAACAGGAAAGAACATAAACTCAAG AAAGGTGGTGGATATCATCTCGATCTGCTCATGGTTGGCATGATGTTAGGTATATGCTCAATTATGGGCTTGCCTTGGTTTGTGGCTGCAACTGTTCTTTCTATAAGTCATGTCAACAGTTTAAAAGTAGAATCCGAGTGTTCTGCTCCTGGGGAGCAGCCAAAGTTCCTGGGAATTCGTGAGCAGAGAGTGACAGGATTAATGATCTTTGTGTTGATGGGGCTGTCTGTATTTATGACATCTGTATTAAag TTTATTCCAATGCCCGTTTTATATGGTGTTTTTCTTTACATGGGAGCATCCTCACTAAAAGGCATCCAG TTTTTTGACCGTATCAAATTGTTTGGAATGCCGGCCAAACATCAGCCTGATTTGATCTATCTGCGTTACGTGCCGCTCTGGAAGGTTCATGTATTTACGGTAGTTCAACTCACCTGTCTCGTTCTTTTGTGGGCAATTAaagcatctgctgctgctgttgtttttcctatGATG GTTTTAGCTCTAGTTTTCATTCGCAAACTTTTGGATTTGTGTTTCACCAAACGGGAGCTCAGTTGGCTTGATGACCTTATGCCagaaagcaagaagaagaaggaagatgacaaaaagaaaaaagcaaaggaa GAAGCTGAACGAATGTTTCAGACAGTGGACAGTGAAACTATACACCTTCCATATGACAGAGGCGATGTGTTAGAGATTCCCGTGAAAGCTCTAAAATACAG CGTTGATCCTTCTGTTGTAAACATATCAGATGAAATGGCCAAAACTGCACAGTGGAAGGCTCTTTCCATGAACACAGAGAATGCCAAAGTAACAAGATCTAACTTGAG CTCTGAAAAAGAAGAGTGTGTGAAAATAGACATGGAAAATACTCCTGAAACAAAGTATGTAGATGCTGAAACCTCATTATAG